From the Leptotrichia sp. oral taxon 221 genome, one window contains:
- a CDS encoding ABC transporter ATP-binding protein, with the protein MVKKIKLEVKNISVEFEDKKVIEDISLKLCENELVCILGTSGVGKTTLFNVIAGLLEPSEGEVELNGEEITGKSGKVSYMLQKDLLLPFKTIIDNVSLPLIIKGMKKQIAREKAQKYFQQFGLEGTENKYPSQLSGGMRQRAALLRTYMFSSDVALLDEPFSALDAITKHKMQTWYLNIMKEIKMSTLFITHDIDEAILISDRIYILAGSPGKIIKEIEVKIDRKGRNNEEISMSEEFINYKKEILKYLIKNDIMKYPEKKGDNKKR; encoded by the coding sequence ATTGTGAAAAAGATAAAATTAGAAGTAAAAAATATTTCGGTTGAATTTGAAGATAAGAAAGTGATAGAGGATATTTCTTTGAAGTTGTGTGAGAATGAATTGGTTTGTATTTTAGGGACGAGTGGAGTTGGGAAGACAACGCTTTTTAATGTGATTGCTGGGCTTTTGGAGCCGAGTGAAGGGGAAGTGGAATTGAATGGAGAAGAAATTACTGGGAAGTCTGGGAAAGTAAGTTATATGCTTCAGAAGGATTTATTGTTGCCGTTTAAGACGATAATTGATAATGTTTCGTTACCATTGATAATAAAAGGGATGAAAAAGCAGATTGCTCGAGAGAAGGCTCAGAAATATTTTCAGCAATTTGGATTGGAAGGAACGGAGAATAAGTATCCTTCGCAGCTTTCAGGAGGTATGCGTCAAAGAGCTGCATTATTGAGAACATATATGTTTTCGAGCGATGTAGCGTTATTAGACGAACCTTTCAGTGCATTAGACGCCATCACGAAACACAAAATGCAAACATGGTATTTGAATATTATGAAGGAAATTAAAATGTCGACTTTGTTTATAACACATGATATTGATGAGGCGATACTGATTTCTGATAGAATTTATATTTTGGCGGGAAGTCCAGGAAAAATTATAAAGGAAATAGAAGTGAAAATTGATAGAAAAGGTAGAAATAATGAGGAAATTTCAATGTCAGAAGAATTTATTAATTATAAAAAGGAAATTTTGAAATATTTGATTAAAAATGATATAATGAAGTACCCCGAAAAAAAAGGTGATAATAAAAAAAGGTGA
- a CDS encoding response regulator transcription factor has translation MREKILVIEDDPKISRLLEIELKFEGFDVFFAYDGKEGLNMAKYGSYDLILLDVMLPKMSGMEVCKRIRETSQVPIIMLTAKDEISDKIVGFDYGADDYMTKPFSNEELLARIKALLRRTKKTVDHKGIFEYEDLRINYSTYEVTRGDTLISLSKREFELLDFLVLNKGIVLSRDKILEEVWGFDYIGNDNILDLYIKYLRDKVDKPYQRKFIQTVRGIGFIFK, from the coding sequence ATGAGAGAAAAAATATTAGTAATCGAAGATGATCCTAAAATTTCTAGATTATTAGAGATTGAATTAAAATTTGAAGGATTTGATGTATTTTTTGCTTATGACGGAAAAGAAGGATTAAATATGGCAAAATACGGTTCATACGATTTAATTTTATTAGACGTTATGTTACCAAAAATGAGCGGAATGGAAGTTTGTAAAAGAATAAGAGAAACTTCACAAGTACCTATTATCATGTTAACAGCAAAAGATGAAATTAGTGATAAAATTGTAGGATTTGATTATGGAGCAGACGATTACATGACTAAACCATTCTCAAATGAAGAATTGTTAGCTAGAATAAAAGCTTTATTGAGAAGAACTAAGAAAACAGTAGACCACAAAGGAATCTTTGAATATGAAGATTTAAGAATTAATTATTCTACATATGAAGTAACAAGAGGAGATACTTTAATTTCATTATCAAAAAGAGAATTTGAATTATTGGATTTCTTAGTATTAAATAAAGGTATTGTTTTATCAAGAGATAAAATATTAGAAGAAGTATGGGGATTTGATTATATCGGAAATGATAACATTTTAGACTTATACATTAAATATTTAAGAGACAAAGTAGACAAACCTTATCAAAGAAAATTTATTCAAACAGTAAGAGGAATAGGATTTATCTTTAAATAG
- a CDS encoding FAD-dependent oxidoreductase, whose translation MKKYDAIIIGFGKAGKTLAGFLAGKGQKVALIEKSDKMYGGTCINVGCIPSKSLVNSVERLENKDLSTFTERKDYYEKSVDKKEALITALRGKNYEMLASKENIDIYNGKGSFVSNKIVNIEKNGENIQIEGEKIFINTGSETIIPNIKGLKESKNILTSKSLMELKELPRKLVIIGAGYIGLEFASTYAGFGSEVVIIDASDDILKREEKEAADRVKKILEAKGVTFYLNSKVEEIFDDENDSSIAISNGNGEIIQFNGDKILVAIGRKANTQGLELEKAGVQVDERGNIIVNEKLETTAPNIWALGDVKGGLQFTYISLDDFRIIRDNVYGNGNRSLNDRNVVPYTTFLSTPLSRVGLSEKEAIEKGFDIKVGKIEAMAIPKGKIEGKSEGFLKVVVDAKTDKILGATLLCNTSHEMINIIALAMKGNLPYQIIRDMIFTHPTMSESLNDLFGAVK comes from the coding sequence ATGAAAAAATATGATGCAATCATTATAGGATTTGGAAAAGCAGGAAAGACTTTAGCTGGATTTTTAGCTGGGAAAGGTCAAAAGGTGGCGTTAATTGAAAAATCTGATAAAATGTACGGAGGAACTTGTATTAATGTTGGGTGTATTCCGAGCAAATCGCTTGTGAATAGTGTTGAGAGATTGGAAAATAAGGATTTGTCGACATTTACTGAAAGAAAAGATTATTATGAGAAAAGTGTGGATAAGAAAGAGGCATTGATAACAGCTTTGAGAGGGAAAAATTATGAAATGCTTGCAAGTAAGGAAAATATTGATATTTACAATGGAAAAGGAAGTTTTGTTTCGAATAAAATTGTGAATATTGAAAAAAATGGAGAGAATATCCAAATTGAAGGAGAAAAAATCTTCATAAATACAGGTTCAGAAACAATAATTCCGAATATTAAAGGATTGAAAGAAAGTAAAAATATTCTTACAAGCAAATCTTTGATGGAATTGAAGGAATTGCCTAGAAAACTTGTAATAATTGGAGCTGGATATATTGGGTTAGAATTTGCTTCGACATATGCTGGATTTGGTTCAGAAGTGGTGATAATTGATGCGTCAGATGATATTTTGAAGAGAGAAGAAAAGGAAGCTGCTGACAGAGTTAAAAAAATATTAGAAGCAAAAGGTGTTACATTTTATTTGAATTCAAAAGTTGAAGAAATTTTTGATGATGAAAATGATTCATCTATAGCTATTTCTAATGGAAATGGAGAAATTATACAATTTAATGGAGATAAGATTTTGGTTGCGATTGGAAGAAAGGCTAATACGCAAGGATTGGAGCTAGAAAAAGCAGGAGTTCAAGTGGATGAAAGAGGAAATATTATTGTAAATGAAAAATTAGAAACAACAGCACCAAATATTTGGGCATTGGGTGATGTGAAAGGTGGATTACAATTTACATATATATCATTAGATGACTTTAGAATAATTCGAGATAATGTTTATGGAAATGGAAATAGAAGTTTAAACGATAGAAATGTTGTTCCGTATACAACTTTTTTGAGCACGCCTTTGTCGAGAGTTGGATTGAGTGAAAAGGAAGCGATTGAAAAAGGATTTGATATAAAAGTTGGGAAAATTGAAGCAATGGCAATACCAAAAGGAAAAATTGAAGGAAAATCAGAAGGATTTTTAAAAGTAGTTGTAGATGCTAAAACTGACAAAATTTTAGGAGCAACATTATTATGTAACACTTCACACGAAATGATAAATATTATCGCTTTAGCAATGAAAGGAAATTTACCTTATCAAATTATTCGAGATATGATTTTTACTCATCCGACAATGAGTGAGAGTTTGAATGATTTATTTGGAGCGGTAAAATAG
- the gmhA gene encoding D-sedoheptulose 7-phosphate isomerase, with protein sequence MLKENIRNSYLTAFETVKNFVENDENIERTTKISEELAEAYRNGKKSLIAGNGGSNCDAMHFAEEFTGRFRKDRKALPSLSISDSSHITCVGNDYGFNFIFSKGVEAFGQEGDFFFGISTSGNSQNIIEAVKVAKEKGLKTVALLGKDGGKLKGECDYEFIIPGETSDRIQEVHMMILHIIIEGVERILFPENY encoded by the coding sequence ATGTTGAAGGAGAACATTAGAAATTCGTACTTAACAGCTTTTGAGACTGTGAAAAATTTTGTAGAAAATGATGAAAATATCGAAAGAACAACAAAAATATCAGAAGAATTGGCAGAGGCTTACAGAAATGGGAAAAAATCACTGATAGCAGGAAATGGTGGAAGTAACTGTGATGCGATGCACTTTGCTGAAGAATTTACTGGAAGATTTAGAAAAGATAGAAAAGCGTTACCGTCATTAAGTATCAGTGATTCTTCGCATATTACTTGTGTCGGAAACGATTATGGATTTAATTTTATATTTTCTAAAGGTGTTGAAGCTTTTGGACAAGAAGGAGATTTCTTTTTTGGGATTTCAACTTCAGGGAATTCGCAAAATATTATTGAAGCAGTGAAAGTTGCGAAGGAAAAAGGCTTGAAAACAGTGGCTTTGTTAGGAAAAGATGGTGGGAAATTAAAAGGTGAATGTGATTATGAATTTATCATTCCTGGAGAAACTTCGGATAGAATTCAAGAGGTTCACATGATGATTTTACATATAATAATCGAAGGTGTGGAAAGAATTTTATTTCCTGAAAATTATTAG
- the dnaB gene encoding replicative DNA helicase, with translation MSEIIEDSNFEEKEEENTGLQVLSSPRESTNHKGKNREQFEEESLGKVFPRNIKAEEALLGSILINPDAIGEVVQIISPEDFYKVNYRLIFQEMINIYERGGIIDTLLLINSLEKKKLMEDIGSEEIIYDLTEVVPTAANAVSYAKAIKEKSVQRSLIRKSEEIQRLAYEGYEDVDALLDKAESMIFEVAEKKEKKEIVKLSQLGVQKFKEFDLKSKNKDGIIGMTSGYNHYDELTSGFHGSDLLILAARPAMGKTAFALNLALNVARNEKHVLIYSLEMGNEQLFDRLLAIESKVKLKAIKEGNLTSEEYSRMGDGMGRLNEMNIYISDSSSVNILEIKATARRLKAEGRLDFMLIDYLQLISPMIGSRKSREQEISEISRSLKIIAKELNIPVVTLSQLSRSVEQRNDKRPILSDLRESGAIEQDADMVMFLYRDNYYNKDESKNDLDIPNEYRTDVSSAVNKAKEGDDFEVVELIIGKHRSGPTGTIKLGFRPQYQQFVNMENKE, from the coding sequence ATGTCTGAGATAATTGAGGATTCAAATTTTGAGGAAAAAGAGGAAGAAAATACGGGACTACAAGTTTTGAGTAGTCCTAGAGAAAGTACAAATCATAAGGGAAAAAATAGGGAACAATTTGAAGAAGAGTCTTTAGGAAAGGTATTTCCAAGAAATATAAAAGCTGAGGAAGCGTTGTTGGGATCGATATTGATAAATCCTGATGCGATTGGAGAAGTTGTTCAAATAATCAGTCCAGAAGATTTTTATAAGGTTAATTATCGATTAATTTTTCAGGAAATGATAAATATTTATGAAAGAGGGGGTATTATTGATACGCTTCTTTTGATAAATAGTTTAGAGAAAAAGAAATTGATGGAAGATATCGGTAGCGAAGAAATTATTTATGATTTAACAGAAGTAGTTCCAACTGCAGCAAATGCAGTAAGTTACGCTAAAGCTATAAAAGAAAAATCTGTTCAAAGAAGTTTGATAAGAAAAAGTGAAGAAATTCAGAGATTGGCTTATGAAGGATATGAAGATGTCGATGCTTTGCTAGATAAAGCTGAAAGCATGATTTTTGAAGTGGCAGAAAAAAAAGAAAAAAAAGAAATAGTTAAATTATCGCAATTAGGTGTTCAAAAATTTAAAGAATTTGATTTGAAATCTAAAAATAAAGATGGAATTATTGGGATGACTTCAGGATACAACCATTATGATGAATTGACGAGTGGATTTCATGGTTCGGATTTATTGATTTTAGCTGCAAGACCAGCGATGGGAAAAACAGCTTTTGCATTGAATTTAGCACTAAATGTAGCTAGAAATGAAAAGCACGTATTGATTTACAGTTTAGAAATGGGAAATGAGCAATTATTTGACAGATTACTTGCAATAGAGTCTAAAGTAAAGTTAAAAGCAATAAAAGAAGGAAATTTGACAAGTGAAGAATATTCAAGAATGGGTGACGGTATGGGACGTCTTAATGAAATGAATATTTATATTTCAGATTCTTCAAGTGTAAATATTTTGGAAATAAAGGCGACTGCTAGAAGGTTAAAAGCTGAAGGAAGATTAGATTTTATGCTAATTGATTATCTTCAATTAATAAGTCCAATGATAGGTTCTAGAAAAAGTAGAGAGCAAGAAATCTCTGAAATTTCAAGATCGTTAAAAATTATTGCTAAGGAGCTTAATATACCAGTAGTTACGTTATCTCAATTATCAAGAAGTGTTGAGCAAAGAAATGATAAGCGTCCGATATTGTCGGATTTGAGGGAATCTGGAGCGATTGAGCAAGATGCGGATATGGTTATGTTTTTGTATAGAGATAACTATTATAATAAAGATGAAAGTAAAAATGATTTAGATATTCCAAATGAATATAGAACTGATGTTTCTTCTGCTGTAAATAAAGCTAAAGAAGGCGATGATTTTGAAGTAGTAGAATTAATTATAGGAAAACATAGAAGTGGTCCGACGGGAACAATAAAATTAGGATTTAGACCACAGTATCAACAATTTGTTAATATGGAAAACAAAGAATAA
- the dnaX gene encoding DNA polymerase III subunit gamma/tau, whose translation MNITLYRKYRPQNFDQIAGQEVVTRAIKNSLRENKLSHAYLFTGPRGVGKTTIARLIAKGVNCLKNGITDNPCGECENCREISQGISMDMIEIDAASNRGIDEIRELKEKINYQPVKGRKKIYIIDEVHMLTKEAFNALLKTLEEPPSHVIFILATTEIDKIPDTVVSRCQRYDFLPIDKNDIMKLLKNVAEKENISITDESLELIYKKSEGSARDSFSIFEQVISNFSGEEITLEKTQSALGVVPEIVLSEFLELIQKADKEKLIDFIDRIWEDGIVMETFLKDFSYYLKEQFKKDSNLDVNFVLEVISAIFFTLNEFKYEEDKRLLGYVLINELYKKRESYKKETISQLEIDKRNSINKEDLSNIKQEIYRKVMRDISKNSLDTEKEINNFASHNNSKINGTSKTNDTEKIEKQNLVKYDISLFKNSWNEIRKALGSGSKNMMLNALLNGTIPDHMEKNIVMIKFPIKNKFQKQIVMEPKNKKRIEEVVNEVCGTDVEIQAFSAEEFFDKNDEFCSKVLKFFDGEVIEER comes from the coding sequence TTGAATATTACATTGTATAGAAAATATAGACCTCAAAATTTTGATCAAATTGCAGGACAAGAAGTTGTTACAAGAGCAATAAAAAATTCATTAAGAGAGAATAAACTTTCACATGCGTATTTATTTACAGGGCCTCGTGGAGTTGGAAAAACGACGATTGCGAGACTGATAGCTAAAGGTGTGAACTGTTTAAAAAATGGAATTACAGACAATCCATGTGGCGAATGTGAGAATTGTCGTGAAATATCTCAAGGAATATCAATGGATATGATTGAAATTGATGCAGCTTCTAACAGAGGTATTGACGAGATAAGAGAATTGAAGGAAAAAATAAATTATCAGCCTGTTAAAGGTAGAAAAAAAATATACATAATTGATGAGGTTCATATGCTTACAAAAGAGGCTTTCAATGCACTTTTGAAGACTTTGGAAGAACCGCCGTCACATGTAATATTTATATTAGCTACAACAGAGATTGATAAAATTCCTGATACGGTTGTTTCTCGTTGCCAAAGATATGATTTTTTGCCGATTGATAAGAATGATATTATGAAACTTTTGAAAAATGTGGCTGAAAAGGAAAATATTAGCATAACAGATGAAAGTTTGGAATTAATATATAAAAAATCAGAGGGAAGTGCGAGAGACAGTTTTTCGATTTTTGAGCAGGTTATCTCTAATTTTAGTGGCGAAGAAATTACGCTTGAAAAGACGCAAAGTGCGTTGGGAGTCGTGCCAGAAATTGTTTTAAGCGAATTTTTGGAATTGATTCAAAAAGCTGACAAGGAAAAATTGATAGATTTCATCGACAGAATTTGGGAAGATGGAATTGTGATGGAAACTTTTTTGAAAGATTTTTCTTACTATTTGAAGGAACAATTTAAGAAAGATTCAAATCTCGATGTTAATTTTGTTTTAGAGGTGATTAGTGCGATTTTCTTTACATTGAATGAGTTTAAATATGAAGAGGATAAGCGGTTATTAGGTTATGTTCTGATAAATGAACTGTACAAAAAGAGAGAGAGTTACAAAAAAGAAACGATAAGTCAACTGGAAATAGATAAAAGAAATAGCATAAATAAAGAAGATTTATCAAATATTAAACAAGAAATTTATCGAAAAGTAATGCGAGATATTTCCAAAAATTCGTTGGATACAGAAAAAGAAATTAATAATTTTGCTAGTCATAATAATAGCAAAATTAATGGAACAAGTAAAACGAATGATACAGAAAAAATCGAAAAACAAAATCTTGTCAAATATGATATTTCATTATTTAAAAATAGTTGGAATGAGATAAGGAAAGCGCTGGGAAGTGGATCTAAAAATATGATGCTTAATGCATTATTAAATGGAACAATTCCTGATCATATGGAAAAAAATATTGTCATGATAAAATTTCCAATCAAAAATAAATTCCAAAAACAAATTGTAATGGAACCTAAAAACAAGAAAAGGATAGAAGAAGTAGTAAATGAAGTTTGTGGAACAGATGTAGAAATACAAGCATTTAGTGCAGAAGAATTTTTTGATAAGAATGATGAATTTTGTTCAAAAGTATTAAAATTTTTTGATGGAGAGGTTATAGAGGAAAGATAA
- a CDS encoding ABC transporter permease/substrate-binding protein: MSGKNKKVHGSLIGVLKEKGAAYVFIVGFLVFWQVMSLVGVIPKFMLPSPIEVLKAFVDDFPLLMDNAGVTLVEAFLGLFFGILLGFLVAIVMERYEFAYKAIYPVLVITQTVPTVAIAPLLVLWFGYEMVPKIILIMIYSFFPITIGLLDGFKSVDKDTLNLMKTMGATPFQSFIHVKLPSSIGYFFAGLRISVSYSIIGAVVAEWLGGLKGLGVYMTRVRKSFSYDKMFAVIFLVSFISLILMYLVKKLQEKMMPWENKIKEKRVKKFKEMMKKNLKIVILGLVLILAVLCWNNKNWYGKKSEKISIVLDWTPNTNHTGLYVAQELGYFKKEGLENVEIVQPPEGSATELVGVGKVQFGISFADSLAKAFTTDEKIPVTAVAAIIQHNTSGIISLKEKGIDSPKKMENHSYATWESPIEQAIIKKVVTDDGGNYNKIKLIPTEVPDIMKALKTNIDTVWIYYAWDGIKLQTEGIQTNFLKFIDYDKNLDYPSPLIIANNDYLRKNPREAKKVLKAIRKGYEYAIKNPEKAAKILIKYNPEIDTKLAIASQKWLAKEYQAEAKQWGLLDIDKVDKYYSWLYENKLIEKAIPKGFGYSNEYVK, encoded by the coding sequence TTGAGTGGAAAAAATAAGAAAGTGCATGGTTCTTTAATTGGGGTTTTGAAGGAAAAAGGAGCTGCGTATGTGTTTATTGTAGGTTTTTTGGTATTTTGGCAAGTAATGTCGTTGGTTGGGGTGATTCCAAAGTTTATGTTACCATCGCCAATTGAAGTTCTGAAGGCGTTTGTGGATGATTTTCCGTTATTGATGGATAATGCGGGAGTTACGCTTGTTGAGGCATTTTTGGGATTATTTTTTGGAATATTGCTTGGATTTTTAGTAGCGATTGTGATGGAAAGATATGAATTTGCGTATAAGGCGATATATCCTGTGTTGGTGATAACTCAAACTGTGCCTACTGTGGCGATTGCACCATTGTTGGTGTTGTGGTTTGGGTATGAAATGGTTCCAAAGATAATTTTGATTATGATTTATAGTTTTTTTCCAATAACAATTGGATTGCTTGATGGATTTAAGTCGGTTGATAAGGATACGTTGAATTTAATGAAAACAATGGGAGCGACGCCTTTTCAAAGTTTTATTCATGTGAAATTGCCAAGTTCGATTGGATATTTTTTTGCAGGACTACGGATTTCGGTGAGTTATTCGATAATTGGTGCTGTTGTGGCTGAATGGCTTGGAGGTCTTAAAGGACTTGGAGTGTACATGACTCGTGTTAGAAAATCTTTTTCTTATGACAAAATGTTTGCGGTAATATTTTTAGTATCGTTTATTAGCTTGATTTTGATGTACTTGGTGAAAAAATTACAAGAAAAAATGATGCCTTGGGAAAATAAAATTAAGGAAAAGAGAGTAAAAAAATTTAAAGAAATGATGAAAAAAAATTTAAAAATTGTAATTTTAGGTTTAGTTTTGATTTTAGCAGTTTTGTGTTGGAATAATAAAAATTGGTATGGGAAGAAGTCGGAGAAAATTAGTATTGTGCTTGATTGGACGCCGAATACAAATCATACAGGGTTGTATGTGGCACAGGAATTGGGGTATTTTAAGAAAGAAGGATTGGAAAACGTGGAGATTGTTCAGCCGCCTGAAGGGAGTGCGACAGAATTGGTTGGAGTAGGAAAGGTGCAATTTGGGATTAGTTTTGCAGATTCTTTGGCTAAAGCGTTTACGACAGATGAAAAAATTCCTGTTACAGCGGTTGCTGCGATAATTCAGCATAATACATCAGGAATTATCTCTTTGAAGGAAAAAGGAATTGACAGTCCGAAAAAGATGGAAAATCACAGTTATGCGACTTGGGAGTCACCGATAGAACAGGCGATTATTAAAAAAGTAGTGACAGATGATGGTGGAAATTATAATAAGATAAAGTTGATTCCAACGGAAGTTCCTGACATTATGAAGGCTTTGAAAACTAATATTGATACGGTTTGGATTTATTATGCTTGGGATGGGATAAAATTACAGACTGAAGGAATTCAGACAAATTTTTTGAAATTTATTGATTATGATAAGAATTTAGATTATCCAAGTCCTTTGATTATTGCGAATAATGATTATTTGAGAAAAAATCCTAGAGAGGCAAAGAAAGTTTTAAAAGCAATAAGAAAAGGGTATGAGTATGCAATAAAAAATCCTGAAAAGGCTGCTAAAATATTGATTAAGTATAATCCTGAAATTGATACGAAATTGGCTATTGCGAGTCAAAAATGGTTGGCGAAAGAATATCAGGCTGAGGCGAAACAGTGGGGATTGCTTGATATTGACAAGGTTGATAAATATTATTCTTGGTTGTATGAGAATAAGTTGATTGAAAAGGCGATACCAAAAGGATTTGGGTATAGTAATGAATATGTGAAATAA
- the rplI gene encoding 50S ribosomal protein L9, protein MKVKVILKETIKGVGKKDEIVEVKDGYANNFLLNKNKAVLATPENIKKLEAQKAKAQKNHDRDVQNANELKELLAKKEIVLKVKAGANNKVFGSIGGKEIAQAVKEQLGIEIDKKKVSTDSKVKELGTHEVEIKLHTEVKAILKVKVEGKE, encoded by the coding sequence ATGAAAGTAAAAGTAATTTTAAAAGAAACTATAAAAGGTGTAGGAAAAAAAGATGAAATAGTAGAAGTAAAAGATGGGTATGCAAATAATTTTTTATTAAATAAAAATAAAGCAGTGTTGGCAACTCCAGAAAATATAAAAAAATTGGAAGCACAAAAAGCTAAAGCTCAAAAAAATCATGACAGAGATGTACAAAATGCAAATGAATTGAAAGAATTACTTGCAAAAAAAGAAATTGTTTTGAAAGTTAAAGCAGGTGCGAATAATAAAGTATTTGGATCAATTGGTGGAAAAGAAATAGCGCAAGCGGTTAAAGAACAATTAGGAATTGAAATTGATAAAAAGAAAGTGTCAACAGATTCTAAAGTTAAAGAATTAGGAACTCATGAAGTTGAAATTAAATTACATACTGAAGTAAAAGCAATTTTAAAAGTTAAAGTTGAAGGGAAAGAATAG
- a CDS encoding U32 family peptidase translates to MQKRVELLAPAGNMEKLKTAIHFGADACFVGGSSFNLRGMSSNFKNKELKEAIDYVHSLGKKIYVTLNIFAHNTEIDYLPRFIKMLAEYGADAAIVADLGVFQLVREHAPNLPIHVSTQANNTNWMSVKTWKDMGAKRVILAREMSLKEIKTIREKVPDVEIEVFIHGAMCMAYSGRCLLSNYFTNRDSNRGICAQDCRWNYKVIAEGHEDKGAHDIVEEHGETFIFNAKDLCSIEFIDQIIEAGVNSLKIEGRMKSIYYNSTVVKQYKRALDSYYSGNYKYNPNWLEELKTISHRQYSNGFYLGPTSEKDQNYETGLSYSQTYRLIANVLDKVDTNKYKIQIRNKAFATDTFELIRPEGDPIPFKVANFLNTKNDEFQDEVNPNTIAIIETDVEMGPMDLIRMKLPLGVSDSDMDTSDLG, encoded by the coding sequence ATGCAAAAAAGAGTAGAATTACTTGCACCAGCAGGTAATATGGAAAAATTGAAGACAGCAATCCATTTTGGAGCAGATGCTTGTTTCGTAGGAGGAAGCTCATTTAATTTAAGAGGAATGTCTTCTAACTTTAAAAATAAAGAATTAAAAGAAGCAATAGATTATGTTCATAGTTTAGGGAAAAAAATATATGTAACATTAAATATTTTTGCTCATAATACAGAAATTGATTATTTACCAAGATTTATAAAAATGTTAGCTGAATATGGAGCAGATGCAGCGATAGTAGCTGATTTAGGAGTGTTCCAATTAGTAAGAGAACATGCACCAAATTTACCAATTCACGTTAGTACACAAGCTAATAATACTAACTGGATGAGTGTTAAAACATGGAAAGATATGGGAGCCAAAAGAGTTATTTTAGCTAGAGAAATGTCTTTAAAAGAAATAAAAACAATTAGAGAAAAAGTACCTGATGTAGAAATTGAAGTATTTATTCATGGTGCGATGTGTATGGCTTATTCAGGAAGATGCTTGTTGAGTAACTATTTTACAAATCGTGATTCAAATAGAGGAATTTGTGCACAAGATTGTAGATGGAATTATAAAGTAATTGCTGAAGGACATGAAGATAAAGGTGCGCATGATATAGTGGAAGAACATGGAGAAACATTTATTTTCAATGCAAAAGACTTGTGTTCGATAGAATTTATTGATCAAATTATAGAAGCTGGAGTAAATTCACTAAAAATTGAAGGAAGAATGAAGAGTATTTACTATAATTCAACAGTAGTAAAACAATATAAAAGAGCATTAGACTCATATTATTCAGGAAATTATAAATATAATCCAAATTGGCTTGAAGAATTGAAAACAATAAGTCATAGACAATATTCTAACGGATTCTATTTAGGACCAACTTCTGAAAAGGATCAAAACTATGAAACAGGATTGTCATATAGCCAAACATATAGATTGATTGCAAATGTGTTGGATAAAGTGGATACAAATAAATATAAAATTCAAATTAGAAATAAAGCGTTTGCGACAGATACATTTGAATTGATTAGACCTGAAGGAGATCCTATTCCATTCAAAGTAGCGAATTTCTTAAATACTAAAAATGACGAATTCCAAGATGAAGTAAATCCAAATACAATAGCGATTATCGAAACTGATGTTGAAATGGGACCAATGGATTTGATAAGAATGAAATTACCTTTAGGAGTTTCTGATAGCGATATGGATACATCAGATTTAGGTTAA